DNA sequence from the Brachybacterium avium genome:
GAGAAGGTCCTGGTGGTGCGCCGCACCGGCGGCGACGTGGAGTGGACCGAGGGCCGTGACGTGTGGTGGCACGAGGCGCGCGAGAGCGCTTCGGCCGAGCACGCCCCGGTGGCGGTGGAGGCGGAGCACCCACTGTTCATCCTGTATACCTCGGGCACCACCGGCAAGCCCAAGGGCATCATCCACACCACGGGCGGGTACCTCACCCAAGCCGCGTACACGCATCGGAACGTCTTCGATCTCAAGCCCTCCTCGGACGTCTTCTGGTGCACCGCGGACGTCGGCTGGGTCACCGGCCACACCTACGTGGTCTACGGCCCCATGGCCAACCGCTCCACCCAGGTCATCTACGAGGGCACCCCGGACTTCCCGCACCAGGGCCGCTGGTGGGAGATCATCCAGAAGCACAAGGTCTCGCTGTTCTACTCCTCGCCCACCGCGATCCGCACCGCCATGAAGTGGGGCGAGGACATCCCCGCCGAGTACGACCTGTCCTCGCTGCGCCTGCTGGGCAGCGTCGGCGAGGCGATCAACCCCGAGGCATGGATGTGGTACCGCCGCGTCATCGGCGGCGATCGCTGCCCCATCGTGGACACCTGGTGGCAGACCGAGACCGGGTCGATCATGATCTCCCCGCTGCCGGGCATCACCGACACCAAGCCGGGCTCCGCGCAGGTCGCGCTGCCCGGCATCAGCGCGGACGTGGTCAACGACGCGGGAGAGCCGGTCGCGAACGGCGAGGGCGGCTATCTGGTGCTGGATCAGCCGTGGCCGGGCATGCTGCGCGGCATCTGGGGCGACCCGGAGCGTTTCAAGGAGACCTACTGGTCGCGCTTCGAGGGCCTGTACTTCGCCGGTGACGGCGCCAAGCGTGACGAGGACGGCGACATCTGGCTGCTCGGCCGGGTGGACGACGTCATGAACGTCTCCGGGCACCGTCTGTCCACCATGGAGATCGAGTCTGCGCTGGTCAGCCACGACTGGGTCGCCGAGGCCGCAGTGGTCGGAGCGGACGACGCGACCACCGGCCAGATCCCGGTCGCCTTCGTGATCCTGCGCG
Encoded proteins:
- the acs gene encoding acetate--CoA ligase, with protein sequence MSDDAATGIENLSQETRTFSPPTEFVQNAVARPSLYEEAERDHLAFWRSRASLLSWETPFTETLDWSNPPFARWFADGTLNVAYNCVDRHVESGHGQQVALLAEYEDGSDATFTYADVKDEISKMANVLADLGVKTGDRVAIYMPMIPEAVFAMLACARIGAPHSVVFGGFSAEALRSRIEDAEARVVITADGQNRRGKQLPLKPAVDEALAGGGESVEKVLVVRRTGGDVEWTEGRDVWWHEARESASAEHAPVAVEAEHPLFILYTSGTTGKPKGIIHTTGGYLTQAAYTHRNVFDLKPSSDVFWCTADVGWVTGHTYVVYGPMANRSTQVIYEGTPDFPHQGRWWEIIQKHKVSLFYSSPTAIRTAMKWGEDIPAEYDLSSLRLLGSVGEAINPEAWMWYRRVIGGDRCPIVDTWWQTETGSIMISPLPGITDTKPGSAQVALPGISADVVNDAGEPVANGEGGYLVLDQPWPGMLRGIWGDPERFKETYWSRFEGLYFAGDGAKRDEDGDIWLLGRVDDVMNVSGHRLSTMEIESALVSHDWVAEAAVVGADDATTGQIPVAFVILRGGNDEELAAAGGDEKISELLRAHVGKEIGPIAKPKKVLLVTELPKTRSGKIMRRLLRDVAENRQVGDTQTLADASVMDLIQQGLSGKS